In Pseudoalteromonas shioyasakiensis, one DNA window encodes the following:
- a CDS encoding methyl-accepting chemotaxis protein, translating into MFCEPDEANSTGYAEFWQKLQKGQFISSRFKRVNKFGEPIWLEATYNPVFNEQDVLYKVVKFATVITEQVNLEMAVSQAADIAYSTSTETDKAAKQGATVLDEMVHVMDGLAKQMEQAAAEMAELDKQSQQIAAIVQSISSIAEQTNLLALNAAIEAARAGEQGRGFAVVADEVRQLALRTSNSTVEIVDVVKQNRSLTKHTVEVIELGKTKAEQGFNLASESGRVMSDIQHGAQKVVDAVGQFSQKIK; encoded by the coding sequence ATGTTTTGTGAACCTGATGAAGCAAATTCAACTGGCTATGCTGAGTTTTGGCAGAAATTACAAAAAGGCCAATTTATCTCGTCACGATTTAAGCGAGTGAATAAATTTGGTGAACCCATTTGGTTGGAGGCGACTTACAATCCGGTTTTTAACGAGCAAGATGTGCTTTATAAAGTCGTTAAGTTTGCCACTGTGATCACCGAACAAGTGAATTTAGAAATGGCTGTGTCTCAAGCGGCAGACATCGCTTACAGCACATCAACCGAAACTGATAAAGCAGCTAAGCAAGGTGCCACTGTTTTAGATGAAATGGTTCATGTAATGGACGGTCTAGCAAAGCAAATGGAGCAAGCTGCAGCTGAAATGGCAGAGCTTGATAAACAATCACAGCAAATTGCTGCCATAGTACAAAGTATTAGTAGTATTGCGGAGCAAACAAATTTATTAGCCCTTAATGCGGCAATTGAAGCGGCCCGTGCCGGCGAGCAAGGCAGGGGTTTTGCAGTAGTTGCTGATGAAGTCAGGCAGCTTGCTTTAAGAACCTCTAATTCGACAGTCGAGATTGTTGATGTTGTAAAACAGAATAGGTCTTTGACTAAACATACGGTAGAGGTTATTGAATTAGGAAAAACCAAAGCTGAGCAAGGATTTAACCTCGCCTCAGAATCAGGGCGTGTGATGAGCGACATTCAACATGGCGCTCAAAAAGTAGTGGATGCGGTTGGCCAGTTTTCACAAAAGATAAAGTAA
- a CDS encoding methyl-accepting chemotaxis protein, producing MKFATVITEQVNREQAISQAAEIAYGTSTETDKLAQQGAEVLQNTMTVMNELAQQMEQAAQEISALDKQSQQIAAIVQSISSIAEQTNLLALNAAIEAARAGEQGRGFAVVADEVRQLASRTSKATEEIVEVVNNNQSLTQNTVKVIEQGKVKAEQGVSLSNESGQVMEDIQHGAQQVVDAVGQFANQLNH from the coding sequence ATGAAGTTTGCCACAGTGATCACTGAGCAAGTTAATCGTGAACAGGCAATTTCACAAGCGGCCGAGATTGCGTATGGCACATCAACCGAGACCGATAAACTCGCTCAACAAGGGGCTGAGGTGTTACAAAATACCATGACGGTGATGAATGAATTAGCTCAGCAGATGGAGCAAGCAGCCCAAGAGATTTCAGCCCTCGATAAACAGTCACAACAAATTGCAGCCATTGTGCAAAGTATTAGTAGCATTGCAGAGCAAACAAACTTGCTGGCGCTAAATGCGGCCATTGAAGCCGCTCGTGCCGGTGAGCAAGGCCGAGGTTTTGCGGTGGTGGCTGATGAAGTCAGACAGCTTGCTTCAAGAACCTCAAAAGCCACTGAAGAAATTGTTGAAGTAGTAAATAACAATCAGTCACTTACGCAAAATACGGTAAAGGTTATTGAGCAAGGCAAGGTGAAAGCTGAGCAAGGTGTGTCTTTATCAAATGAGTCTGGCCAAGTGATGGAAGATATACAACACGGTGCGCAGCAAGTGGTTGATGCAGTTGGACAATTTGCAAATCAACTGAATCACTGA
- a CDS encoding PAS domain-containing protein, protein MFFTQPLKERIAQLEEELFNVSQVKDTLDNRMFTLELDKEGCITFANTQVLAELGYTEAQLIGKPLLDLVPSTAKQAKHSLQFKRAILDKSAWVGAIQLLNAQDQHVWLRAFFHPILNKQQGFEKFDLHASVLTRTIETSRENKDLVKAINRSMAVIEFDLEGHVLKANNQFLAGVGWLYKRRNYR, encoded by the coding sequence ATGTTTTTTACCCAACCATTGAAAGAAAGGATAGCTCAGTTAGAAGAGGAGTTGTTTAACGTATCTCAAGTGAAAGATACATTAGATAATAGAATGTTTACGCTGGAACTTGATAAGGAAGGTTGTATCACGTTTGCCAATACGCAAGTATTAGCAGAGCTCGGCTATACAGAAGCCCAATTAATAGGAAAACCTCTGCTTGATTTGGTGCCTAGCACCGCTAAACAAGCTAAGCATTCCCTTCAGTTCAAACGAGCTATTTTAGACAAATCAGCTTGGGTCGGTGCTATTCAGCTTTTAAATGCACAGGACCAGCATGTTTGGTTAAGGGCATTTTTTCATCCAATCTTAAATAAACAGCAGGGCTTTGAAAAGTTTGATCTTCATGCCAGTGTGCTGACTCGAACAATTGAAACATCGCGAGAAAATAAAGACTTAGTTAAAGCAATTAATCGCTCTATGGCGGTTATTGAGTTTGATTTAGAAGGCCATGTTTTAAAAGCGAATAACCAATTTCTAGCGGGGGTTGGTTGGTTATACAAAAGACGAAATTATCGGTAA